A genome region from Populus alba chromosome 3, ASM523922v2, whole genome shotgun sequence includes the following:
- the LOC118051332 gene encoding auxin response factor 1 isoform X1 has translation MVSAAMNHTSGGNPHPGGCNDALYKELWHACAGPLVTLPCEGERVYYFPQGHMEQLEASMHQGMEQQMPSFNLPSKILCKVVNVQRRAEPETDEVYAQITLLPEPDQSEVTSPDPPLPEPERCTVHSFCKTLTASDTSTHGGFSVLRRHADDCLPPLDMSQQPPWQELVTTDLHGNEWHFRHIFRGQPRRHLLTTGWSVFVSSKKLVAGDAFIFLRGENGELRVGVRRLMRQQTNMPSSVISSQSMHLGVLATASHAIATGTLFSVFYKPRTSRSEFIVNLNKYIEAQNHKLSVGMRFKMRFEGEEVPERRFSGTIVGVGDDISSGWADSEWRSLKIHWDEPSSILRPDRVSPWDLEPLVATTPSNSQPMQRNKRPRPSVLPSPTADLSVLGMWKPSVESSAFSYGESQRGRDPYPSPNFSTTAKANSLSFCGNSQVTSVSPNSMYRPNQVESVTDSFAPVVNKDLGERRQGTGIGYRLFGIQLIDNFNSEGTSPVVTVSGTVGNDRPVVSLEAESDQHSEPEKSCLRSPQELQSRQIRSCTKVHMQGVAVGRAVDLTQFECYEDLLRKLEEMFDIEGELSGSTKKWQVVYTDNEDDMMKVGDDPWLEFCSMVKKIFIYASEEVKRLSPKIKLSGDEEIKGGSVSANADAAVNTEDRSSIVGPGC, from the exons atggtatctGCAGCTATGAATCATACCTCCGGAGGAAACCCCCATCCAG GGGGATGCAATGATGCTTTGTACAAAGAACTATGGCATGCCTGTGCTGGACCTCTTGTCACTCTTCCTTGTGAAGGGGAGCGAGTTTATTATTTTCCTCAAGGTCACATGGAACAG CTTGAAGCATCTATGCATCAGGGGATGGAGCAGCAAATGCCCTCATTTAACCTTCCATCCAAAATTCTGTGTAAAGTGGTTAATGTACAGCGCAGG GCTGAACCTGAAACAGATGAAGTTTATGCCCAGATAACACTGCTTCCTGAACCAGAT CAAAGCGAGGTTACTAGTCCTGATCCTCCACTCCCAGAACCTGAGAGATGCACGGTCCATTCATTTTGCAAGACACTTACTGCTTCTGACACAAGCACTCATGGTGGTTTCTCTGTTCTTCGAAGGCATGCAGATGATTGTCTGCCACCTTTG GATATGTCTCAGCAGCCACCTTGGCAGGAATTGGTCACAACTGATCTGCATGGCAATGAGTGGCATTTTCGACACATTTTTCGAG GTCAACCAAGGCGTCACCTGCTCACAACAGGGTGGAGTGTCTTTGTTAGCTCAAAAAAGTTAGTTGCGGGTGATGCATTCATCTTCCTAAG GGGAGAAAATGGCGAGCTTCGTGTGGGAGTAAGGAGGCTCATGAGGCAACAGACAAATATGCCATCTTCTGTTATATCTAGCCAAAGCATGCATCTAGGGGTTCTTGCTACTGCTTCTCATGCCATTGCAACTGGAACCCTTTTTTCTGTCTTCTACAAGCCAAG aaCAAGTAGGTCTGAGTTCATTGTAAATCTTAACAAGTATATTGAAGCTCAAAACCACAAGCTTTCTGTAGGGATGAGGTTTAAGATGAGATTTGAGGGTGAGGAAGTTCCTGAACGAAG GTTTAGTGGCACCATTGTTGGCGTTGGAGATGATATATCATCGGGATGGGCTGATTCTGAGTGGAGATCATTAAAG ATCCATTGGGATGAACCTTCTTCCATCTTGCGTCCAGATAGAGTATCACCATGGGATTTGGAACCTCTTGTTGCAACTACTCCTTCGAACTCCCAACCTATGCAGAGGAACAAGCGGCCACGGCCATCTGTCTTGCCCTCACCAACAGCCGATCTTTCTGTACTTG GTATGTGGAAACCTTCGGTTGAGTCTTCAGCTTTCTCATATGGTGAATCACAACGTGGACGAGACCCTTATCCATCACCCAATTTCTCTACCACTGCAAAGGCCAACTCTCTTAGCTTCTGTGGCAATAGTCAAGTGACCAGTGTTTCCCCGAATTCAATGTATCGGCCTAACCAAGTGGAAAGTGTCACAGATTCGTTTGCTCCAGTTGTAAACAAAGATTTGGGAGAAAGGAGACAGGGCACTGGGATTGGCTACAGACTTTTCGGGATTCAACTTATTGACAATTTCAATTCAGAAGGAACTTCACCAGTGGTTACTGTGTCTGGAACAGTGGGCAATGATCGCCCAGTTGTGTCTTTGGAGGCCGAGTCTGATCAGCATTCTGAGCCTGAGAAATCATGTCTGAGATCTCCTCAGGAGTTGCAAAGTAGGCAAATCAGGAGCTGCACAAAG GTTCACATGCAAGGCGTTGCTGTTGGAAGAGCTGTTGATTTGACACAGTTTGAGTGCTATGAAGACCTGCTGAGGAAGCTGGAGGAGATGTTTGATATTGAAGGTGAGCTCAGTGGATCCACGAAGAAATGGCAGGTTGTGTATACTGATAATGAAGATGACATGATGAAGGTTGGAGATGATCCATGGCT TGAGTTCTGCAGCATGGTGAAGAAGATTTTTATCTATGCATCTGAAGAAGTCAAGAGGCTGTCACCCAAGATTAAACTTTCAGGTGATGAAGAGATCAAAGGTGGTAGTGTCAGTGCTAATGCTGATGCAGCTGTTAACACAGAGGACCGCTCATCTATCGTTGGGCCTGGATGCTGA
- the LOC118051332 gene encoding auxin response factor 1 isoform X2, whose amino-acid sequence MNHTSGGNPHPGGCNDALYKELWHACAGPLVTLPCEGERVYYFPQGHMEQLEASMHQGMEQQMPSFNLPSKILCKVVNVQRRAEPETDEVYAQITLLPEPDQSEVTSPDPPLPEPERCTVHSFCKTLTASDTSTHGGFSVLRRHADDCLPPLDMSQQPPWQELVTTDLHGNEWHFRHIFRGQPRRHLLTTGWSVFVSSKKLVAGDAFIFLRGENGELRVGVRRLMRQQTNMPSSVISSQSMHLGVLATASHAIATGTLFSVFYKPRTSRSEFIVNLNKYIEAQNHKLSVGMRFKMRFEGEEVPERRFSGTIVGVGDDISSGWADSEWRSLKIHWDEPSSILRPDRVSPWDLEPLVATTPSNSQPMQRNKRPRPSVLPSPTADLSVLGMWKPSVESSAFSYGESQRGRDPYPSPNFSTTAKANSLSFCGNSQVTSVSPNSMYRPNQVESVTDSFAPVVNKDLGERRQGTGIGYRLFGIQLIDNFNSEGTSPVVTVSGTVGNDRPVVSLEAESDQHSEPEKSCLRSPQELQSRQIRSCTKVHMQGVAVGRAVDLTQFECYEDLLRKLEEMFDIEGELSGSTKKWQVVYTDNEDDMMKVGDDPWLEFCSMVKKIFIYASEEVKRLSPKIKLSGDEEIKGGSVSANADAAVNTEDRSSIVGPGC is encoded by the exons ATGAATCATACCTCCGGAGGAAACCCCCATCCAG GGGGATGCAATGATGCTTTGTACAAAGAACTATGGCATGCCTGTGCTGGACCTCTTGTCACTCTTCCTTGTGAAGGGGAGCGAGTTTATTATTTTCCTCAAGGTCACATGGAACAG CTTGAAGCATCTATGCATCAGGGGATGGAGCAGCAAATGCCCTCATTTAACCTTCCATCCAAAATTCTGTGTAAAGTGGTTAATGTACAGCGCAGG GCTGAACCTGAAACAGATGAAGTTTATGCCCAGATAACACTGCTTCCTGAACCAGAT CAAAGCGAGGTTACTAGTCCTGATCCTCCACTCCCAGAACCTGAGAGATGCACGGTCCATTCATTTTGCAAGACACTTACTGCTTCTGACACAAGCACTCATGGTGGTTTCTCTGTTCTTCGAAGGCATGCAGATGATTGTCTGCCACCTTTG GATATGTCTCAGCAGCCACCTTGGCAGGAATTGGTCACAACTGATCTGCATGGCAATGAGTGGCATTTTCGACACATTTTTCGAG GTCAACCAAGGCGTCACCTGCTCACAACAGGGTGGAGTGTCTTTGTTAGCTCAAAAAAGTTAGTTGCGGGTGATGCATTCATCTTCCTAAG GGGAGAAAATGGCGAGCTTCGTGTGGGAGTAAGGAGGCTCATGAGGCAACAGACAAATATGCCATCTTCTGTTATATCTAGCCAAAGCATGCATCTAGGGGTTCTTGCTACTGCTTCTCATGCCATTGCAACTGGAACCCTTTTTTCTGTCTTCTACAAGCCAAG aaCAAGTAGGTCTGAGTTCATTGTAAATCTTAACAAGTATATTGAAGCTCAAAACCACAAGCTTTCTGTAGGGATGAGGTTTAAGATGAGATTTGAGGGTGAGGAAGTTCCTGAACGAAG GTTTAGTGGCACCATTGTTGGCGTTGGAGATGATATATCATCGGGATGGGCTGATTCTGAGTGGAGATCATTAAAG ATCCATTGGGATGAACCTTCTTCCATCTTGCGTCCAGATAGAGTATCACCATGGGATTTGGAACCTCTTGTTGCAACTACTCCTTCGAACTCCCAACCTATGCAGAGGAACAAGCGGCCACGGCCATCTGTCTTGCCCTCACCAACAGCCGATCTTTCTGTACTTG GTATGTGGAAACCTTCGGTTGAGTCTTCAGCTTTCTCATATGGTGAATCACAACGTGGACGAGACCCTTATCCATCACCCAATTTCTCTACCACTGCAAAGGCCAACTCTCTTAGCTTCTGTGGCAATAGTCAAGTGACCAGTGTTTCCCCGAATTCAATGTATCGGCCTAACCAAGTGGAAAGTGTCACAGATTCGTTTGCTCCAGTTGTAAACAAAGATTTGGGAGAAAGGAGACAGGGCACTGGGATTGGCTACAGACTTTTCGGGATTCAACTTATTGACAATTTCAATTCAGAAGGAACTTCACCAGTGGTTACTGTGTCTGGAACAGTGGGCAATGATCGCCCAGTTGTGTCTTTGGAGGCCGAGTCTGATCAGCATTCTGAGCCTGAGAAATCATGTCTGAGATCTCCTCAGGAGTTGCAAAGTAGGCAAATCAGGAGCTGCACAAAG GTTCACATGCAAGGCGTTGCTGTTGGAAGAGCTGTTGATTTGACACAGTTTGAGTGCTATGAAGACCTGCTGAGGAAGCTGGAGGAGATGTTTGATATTGAAGGTGAGCTCAGTGGATCCACGAAGAAATGGCAGGTTGTGTATACTGATAATGAAGATGACATGATGAAGGTTGGAGATGATCCATGGCT TGAGTTCTGCAGCATGGTGAAGAAGATTTTTATCTATGCATCTGAAGAAGTCAAGAGGCTGTCACCCAAGATTAAACTTTCAGGTGATGAAGAGATCAAAGGTGGTAGTGTCAGTGCTAATGCTGATGCAGCTGTTAACACAGAGGACCGCTCATCTATCGTTGGGCCTGGATGCTGA
- the LOC118051330 gene encoding dynamin-2A, translating to MEAIEELTQLSESMRQASALLADEDVDETTTSSSPSSSRRSSTFLNVVALGNVGAGKSAVLNSLIGHPVLPTGENGATRAPISIDLSRDSSVSSKSIILQIDSKNQQVSASALRHSLQERLSKVSSGRSRDEIYLKLRTSTAPPLKLIDLPGVDQRIVDDSMISEYVQHNDAILLVVIPAIQAPEISSSRALRIAKEYDAESTRTVGIISKIDQAATESKAIAAVQALLLNQGPPKTSDIPWVALIGQSVSIASVQSGSASSESSLETAWRAESESLKSILTGAPQSKLGRVALVDVLAGQIRSRMKLRLPSLLSGLQGKSQIVQDEMVRLGEQMVSSSEGTRALALELCREFEDKFLLHLVGGEGNGWKVVASFEGNFPNRIKQLPLDRHFDINNVKRIVLEADGYQPYLISPEKGLRSLIKGVLELAKEPSKLCVDEVHRVLLDIVSSAANATPGLGRYPPFKREVVAIASSVLDGFKNEAKKMVVALVDMERVFVPPQHFIRLVQRRMDRQRREDELKNKSSKKAVDAEQSILNRATSPQTGQQSGGSLKSLKEKSNQQDKDAQEGSALKTAGPGGEITAGFLLKKSGKLNGWSKRWFVLNEKTGKLGYTKKQEERQFRGVITLEECSIEEVSEEEETSSKSSKDKKANGPSSEKGPSLVFKITSRVPYKTVLKAHSAVVLKAESMGDKVEWLNKLRNVIQSKGGQVLSESGPPMRQSMSDGSLDTMARRPADPEEELRWMSQEVRGYVEAVLNSLGANVPKAVVLCQVEKAKEDMLNQLYSSISTQSTARIEELLQEDQNVKRKRERYQKQSSLLSKLTRQLSIHDNRAAAASSWSDGGGAESSPRTNGPSSGEDWRNAFDSAANGPVGPSRSHSRRNSDPAQNGDVSSNGSRRTPTRMPPVPPPSGSSYRY from the exons ATGGAGGCGATCGAagaattgactcagctttcggAATCTATGAGGCAAGCATCTGCTTTGCTTGCCGACGAAGACGTTGATGAAACGACGACGTCGtcctctccttcttcttccagaCGCTCTTCTACTTTCCTCAATGTCGTCGCTCTCGGCAATGTC GGTGCGGGTAAATCTGCTGTGTTGAATAGTTTAATCGGACATCCTGTTTTG CCCACCGGTGAAAATGGAGCCACTCGGGCTCCGATAAGCATAGATTTAAGTAGGGATAGTTCCGTAAGCagtaaatcaattattttacaGATTGACAGCAAAAATCAACAGGTTTCTGCGA GTGCTCTTCGGCATTCTCTACAGGAAAGGCTTAGCAAGGTTTCCTCCGGCAGGAGTCGTGATGAAATATATCTGAAACTTCGTACCAGTACAG CTCCTCCATTGAAATTGATTGACTTGCCTGGGGTGGATCAAAGAATCGTAGATGACTCGATG ATCAGTGAATATGTTCAGCACAATGATGCTATTCTGCTAGTTGTAATACCTGCTATTCAGGCGCCAGAAATTTCTTCCTCTAGAGCCCTCAGAATTGCAAAGGAATATGATGCAGAGA GTACCAGAACAGTTGGCATTATTAGTAAAATTGATCAAGCAGCTACAGAGTCAAAAGCTATTGCAGCTGTTCAAGCTCTTCTTTTGAATCAGGGACCACCAAAAACATCTGACATTCCATGGGTTGCATTGATCGGTCAATCTGTTTCCATAGCGTCAGTGCAATCTGGAAGTGCTTCATCCGAGAGCTCTTTGGAAACTGCCTGGCGAGCTGAAAGTGAAAGTCTAAAATCTATATTGACTGGAGCCCCTCAAAGCAAGCTTGGGAGAGTTGCTCTGGTGGATGTCCTTGCTGGTCAGATTCGTAGTCGCATGAAACTCAGGCTTCCCAGTCTCCTTTCTGG GCTTCAGGGGAAATCTCAAATAGTTCAAGACGAAATGGTGAGGCTTGGCGAGCAAATGGTTAGTAGCTCTGAAGGTACAAGAGCTTTAGCTTTGGAGCTCTGCCGTGAGTTTGAAGACAAATTTCTCCTGCATCTTGTTGGTGGTGAA GGTAATGGTTGGAAAGTTGTTGCAAGTTTTGAGGGTAATTTTCCAAACAGGATCAAGCAGCTACCTTTAGATAGGCATTTTGACATAAACAATGTCAAAAGG ATTGTCCTAGAAGCAGATGGTTATCAACCTTATCTTATATCACCAGAGAAGGGATTGAGGTCCTTAATAAAAGGTGTCCTGGAGCTGGCAAAGGAACCCTCAAAGCTGTGTGTTGATGAG GTGCATCGTGTACTACTGGATATTGTATCATCTGCTGCAAATGCCACTCCTGGACTTGGAAGGTATCCTCCTTTCAAGAGAGAG GTTGTGGCAATTGCAAGTTCTGTGCTTGATGGATTTAAAAATGAAGCTAAGAAAATGGTAGTTGCCCTAGTTGATATGGAACGTGTGTTTGTTCCACCTCAACACTTCATCCGATTGGTGCAGAGGCG AATGGATAGGCAGCGCCGTGAGGACGAGCTAAAGAACAAATCTTCAAAAAAGGCAGTTGACGCTGAGCAGTCTATCTTAAACAGG GCAACCAGCCCCCAAACAGGTCAACAATCTGGAGGAAGCTTGAAATCATTGAAAGAGAAATCCAATCAGCAGGATAAAGATGCCCAAGAGGGATCTGCCTTGAAAACTGCTGGGCCTGGGGGTGAGATAACAGCAG ggtttttattaaagaaaagtgGAAAACTTAATGGCTGGAGTAAGCGGTGGTttgttttgaatgaaaaaactgGCAAG CTTGGTTACACAAAAAAGCAAGAAGAAAGACAATTCCGTGGTGTTATTACTTTGGAG GAATGCAGTATTGAAGAAGtttctgaagaagaagaaacctctTCAAAAAGTTCCAAGGATAAAAAGGCAAATGGACCAAGTTCTGAGAAAGGACCCAGTCTTGTGTTCAAAATAACTAGTAGGGTTCCATATAAGACTGTCTTGAAAG ctCACAGTGCTGTTGTATTAAAAGCTGAGAGCATGGGCGATAAGGTTGAGTGGCTAAACAAGTTGAGAAATGTCATCCAGTCTAAAGGAGGCCAGGTGCTTAGTGAATCTGGTCCTCCCATGCGTCAGAGCATGTCTGATGGTTCCCTA GATACAATGGCTAGAAGACCTGCCGACCCTGAAGAGGAGCTTCGGTGGATGTCACAAGAAGTACGCGGCTACGTTGAAGCTGTTCTTAACAGCCTTGGTGCCAATGTCCCAAaa GCAGTTGTTCTTTGCCAAGTGGAGAAAGCCAAAGAAGACATGCTTAATCAATTATATAGTTCTATTAG CACACAAAGCACAGCAAGGATTGAGGAGCTGCTGCAGGAGGACCAGAATGTAAAGAGGAAGAGGGAACGTTATCAGAAACAGTCTTCTCTTCTTTCAAAACTCACTAGGCAACTTAGCATCCATGATAATCGAGCTGCTGCTGCATCCAGTTGGTCTGATGGTGGTGGAGCAG AAAGCAGCCCAAGAACAAATGGACCCTCGTCAGGAGAAGACTGGAGGAATGCATTTGATTCTGCAGCCAATGGACCTGTTGGCCCATCCAGGTCCCACAGTCGACGAAACAGTGATCCAGCTCAGAATGGTGATGTAAGCTCAAACGGCAGCCGCCGGACACCAACTCGGATGCCACCCGTACCACCGCCATCTGGTTCATCCTATAGATATTAG
- the LOC118051325 gene encoding glycosyltransferase BC10 — MARNRGDKEEGPEKLMGLLKLVQILSLLVIFVAGVILGLATSSHINHYFTSQAQLFLTNNIASAKLSDNNCTVVKPREKVDFLNMERFVHPDNVIHSMTDDQVFWRASLLPQKKGYPFDRVPKVAFMFLTRGPLPLLPLWERFFRGHDQYFSIYVHNPHDYVLNVSSDSPFYGRMIPSKDVEWGSVSLVDAEKRLLANALLDFSNERFVLLSESCIPIYNFPTVYKYLIRSEYSFVESYDEPSRYGRGRYSRKMLPDIHLYQWRKGSQWFEIQRDLAVYIVSDTKYYSIFKKYCRPACYPDEHFIPTYLNMFHGSLNSNRSVTWVDWSIGGPHPATYSGGNITEDFIQSIRNNGTQCSYNSEMTSVCYLFARKFAPSALVPLLSLTSTVMEF, encoded by the exons ATGGCAAGGAATAGAGGGGATAAAGAAGAAGGACCTGAAAAGCTCATGGGATTGCTTAAACTGGTTCAGATATTGTCGTTGTTGGTGATTTTTGTTGCTGGTGTGATTCTAGGCTTAGCTACCAGTTCTCACATCAACCATTACTTTACTTCGCAAGCACAGTTGTTTCTCACAAACAACATTGCTTCAGCAAAGCTATCTGATAATAATTGTACAGTTGTGAAGCCTCGGGAGAAGGTTGATTTTTTGAATATGGAGAGGTTTGTTCATCCAGACAACGTGATTCATAGCATGACTGACGATCAGGTCTTTTGGAGGGCTTCTCTGTTGCCACAAAAGAAAGGGTATCCCTTTGACAGAGTACCTAAAGTTGCTTTCATGTTTTTGACTAGAGGACCTTTGCCACTGCTGCCTTTGTGGGAGAGGTTCTTTAGGGGTCATGACCAGTATTTCTCCATCTATGTCCATAATCCTCATGATTATGTGCTCAATGTTTCCAGTGATTCTCCATTCTATGGAAGAATGATTCCAAGCAAG GATGTTGAATGGGGATCAGTATCCCTGGTTGATGCTGAGAAGCGCCTTCTAGCCAATGCCCTACTGGATTTCTCAAATGAACGTTTTGTTCTTCTGTCCGAGAGCTGCATCCCAATCTACAATTTCCCTACTGTCTACAAGTATCTCATTCGTTCAGAATACAGCTTTGTCGAGTCATATGATGAACCCAGCCGCTATGGACGCGGCCGCTACAGCCGGAAAATGCTTCCTGATATTCATCTGTACCAATGGAGGAAAGGGTCACAGTGGTTTGAGATCCAACGTGACCTGGCTGTTTATATAGTTTCAGACACCAAGTACTACTCTATCTTCAAGAAATATTGTAGGCCTGCTTGCTATCCTGACGAGCATTTTATTCCTACTTACCTGAACATGTTCCACGGGTCACTTAATTCAAACCGGAGTGTGACATGGGTCGATTGGTCCATCGGAGGACCGCACCCAGCAACATACAGTGGTGGTAATATTACCGAAGACTTTATACAGTCCATTCGGAATAATGGCACACAATGTTCCTATAATTCAGAAATGACATCTGTTTGCTACCTCTTTGCTCGGAAGTTCGCTCCAAGTGCATTGGTTCCTTTGCTTAGCCTAACCTCGACAGTAATGGagttttaa